The Gammaproteobacteria bacterium genome contains a region encoding:
- a CDS encoding thioredoxin fold domain-containing protein: protein MKYFTRKAAHGTALLTLLAVFASLSFSAQSLATESDDLATIKKVLSELMPQAQAESIKPAGFPGMYEAVFGPQIIYISGDGRYMLEGDLYDLKNRVNLTEAKRNVGRASIISEMDEKTMVVFSPAADKVKFTITAFTDIDCGYCRKMHQQIEEYNKLGIAMRYLAYPRSGINTPSYFKAVSVWCADDRPAAMTRAKSGETLPKADCATPIEAHMDAAKLVGVTGTPTMVLENGRVIPGYVEPKRLLQILEQLKNG from the coding sequence ATGAAATATTTTACCCGCAAAGCCGCGCACGGAACCGCACTGCTCACATTACTGGCAGTGTTTGCGAGCCTGTCTTTTAGCGCGCAATCACTGGCGACGGAGTCCGACGATCTCGCCACCATAAAAAAGGTGCTGTCTGAACTGATGCCGCAGGCCCAGGCCGAAAGTATCAAGCCTGCCGGATTCCCCGGTATGTATGAGGCCGTTTTTGGGCCGCAGATTATCTACATCTCGGGCGATGGCCGCTACATGCTGGAAGGCGACCTGTACGACCTGAAGAACCGGGTGAATCTCACCGAAGCCAAACGCAATGTGGGTCGCGCCAGCATTATCAGTGAGATGGATGAAAAGACCATGGTGGTCTTCTCGCCGGCGGCGGACAAGGTGAAATTTACCATCACCGCCTTCACCGATATCGACTGTGGCTACTGTAGAAAAATGCACCAGCAGATAGAAGAGTACAACAAGCTGGGCATCGCCATGCGCTACCTCGCCTACCCGCGCTCCGGGATAAACACTCCGTCCTATTTCAAGGCGGTTTCCGTGTGGTGTGCGGACGACCGCCCCGCGGCAATGACCAGGGCCAAGTCGGGAGAAACCCTGCCCAAGGCCGACTGCGCGACGCCGATCGAGGCCCACATGGATGCCGCCAAGCTGGTGGGCGTGACAGGCACGCCCACAATGGTGCTGGAGAATGGGCGGGTTATTCCCGGTTATGTGGAACCGAAGCGCCTGCTCCAGATTCTGGAACAGCTGAAAAATGGCTAA